A region of Bacteroidota bacterium DNA encodes the following proteins:
- the rpsE gene encoding 30S ribosomal protein S5, with the protein MAKNDRGRGRRAKASEQSNYIERLVEVNRVSKTVKGGRRLSFNAIVVVGDGNGAVGHGLGKANEVADAIAKGTEVAKKSMIRVPITKNGTIPHAVRGRNDAGVVLLKPASEGTGVIAGGGVRAVLECAGVKNVLSKSQGSSNPHNVVAAAVDALGQLEDPAETAKRRGISLKRVYEG; encoded by the coding sequence ATGGCCAAGAATGATCGCGGGCGCGGGCGTCGAGCCAAAGCCTCTGAACAATCCAATTACATCGAGCGGCTGGTCGAGGTCAACCGCGTCTCGAAGACCGTGAAGGGCGGGCGTCGCCTGTCGTTCAACGCCATCGTCGTCGTCGGTGACGGCAACGGTGCCGTCGGCCACGGTCTTGGCAAAGCCAACGAGGTGGCGGACGCCATCGCGAAGGGCACCGAGGTCGCCAAGAAGAGCATGATCCGGGTGCCGATCACGAAGAACGGCACGATCCCGCACGCCGTGCGTGGTCGCAATGACGCAGGCGTGGTGCTCCTCAAGCCGGCGAGCGAGGGTACGGGCGTGATCGCGGGCGGCGGCGTGCGCGCCGTACTCGAATGCGCGGGCGTCAAGAACGTGCTCTCGAAGAGCCAGGGCTCGTCCAACCCACACAACGTCGTTGCGGCGGCGGTAGACGCGCTCGGTCAACTCGAAGACCCCGCCGAGACGGCCAAGCGCCGCGGCATCTCGCTCAAGCGCGTCTACGAAGGCTAA
- the secY gene encoding preprotein translocase subunit SecY — protein sequence MASFTESLQNIWRIVELRQRILFTLGLLLVYRVGAYITLPGVDAGQLEDLVGEGFGGLLGLFDMFVGGAFSQAGIFALGIMPYITASIIFQLLGAVSPTVQKLQREGEDGRRKITQWTRYATVGITALQAIGYAINLRVQFGDAIVVSDTAFMVSAVIILTAGTVFVMWLGERITEKGIGNGISLLITVSIITFLPTAMLNEFQRETSNVFIFLIEIGALFLVTMGIVYVTQGTRRIPVQYAKRVVGRKVYGGATQYLPLRVNAAGVMPIIFAQSIMFIPATIASFFPDSTFWQSIGGATADIFGFWYSLIFFVLCVFFTYFYTAIAVNPQEMADTMKRQGGFIPGIRPGKQTNEFIDNILTRITLPGSLFIGVVAILPAVAFQFGILPGFASFFGGTSLLIMVGVALDTLQQVESHLLMRHYDGFMKSGRVRGRRG from the coding sequence ATGGCCTCCTTCACGGAAAGCCTCCAGAATATCTGGCGCATCGTCGAGCTGCGTCAGCGCATCCTGTTCACGCTCGGGCTGCTCCTCGTCTACCGTGTCGGCGCGTACATCACGCTGCCTGGTGTGGACGCGGGCCAACTCGAAGACCTCGTCGGCGAAGGCTTTGGCGGGCTGCTCGGGTTGTTCGACATGTTTGTCGGGGGCGCGTTCAGCCAGGCAGGCATCTTCGCGCTCGGCATCATGCCGTACATCACGGCGTCGATCATCTTCCAGCTCTTGGGCGCGGTCAGCCCGACCGTCCAGAAGTTGCAGCGCGAGGGCGAGGACGGACGCCGCAAGATCACGCAGTGGACACGCTACGCGACGGTCGGCATCACAGCGCTCCAGGCCATCGGCTACGCCATCAACTTGCGCGTGCAGTTTGGCGATGCCATCGTGGTGAGTGACACGGCCTTTATGGTCTCGGCGGTCATCATCCTGACAGCCGGTACCGTGTTCGTGATGTGGCTCGGCGAGCGCATCACCGAGAAGGGCATCGGCAACGGTATCTCGCTCCTCATCACCGTGAGCATCATCACGTTCCTGCCGACGGCGATGCTGAACGAGTTCCAGCGCGAGACCTCGAACGTCTTCATCTTCCTGATCGAGATCGGGGCGCTCTTCCTCGTCACGATGGGCATTGTCTACGTCACGCAGGGCACGCGCCGCATCCCAGTGCAGTACGCCAAGCGCGTGGTCGGCCGCAAGGTCTATGGCGGCGCGACGCAGTACCTCCCGCTCCGCGTCAACGCGGCGGGCGTCATGCCGATCATCTTCGCGCAGTCGATCATGTTCATCCCAGCGACGATCGCCTCGTTCTTCCCGGACAGCACGTTCTGGCAGAGCATCGGCGGCGCGACGGCGGACATCTTCGGGTTCTGGTACTCGCTGATCTTCTTCGTCCTCTGCGTCTTCTTTACCTACTTCTACACCGCTATCGCGGTGAACCCGCAGGAAATGGCGGACACGATGAAGCGCCAGGGCGGCTTCATTCCGGGCATCCGGCCGGGCAAGCAGACCAACGAGTTCATCGACAACATCCTCACGCGGATCACGCTGCCGGGCTCGCTCTTCATCGGGGTCGTGGCCATCCTCCCGGCGGTTGCGTTCCAGTTCGGCATCCTGCCCGGCTTCGCGAGCTTCTTCGGCGGCACGAGCCTTCTCATTATGGTCGGCGTGGCACTCGACACGCTCCAGCAGGTGGAGAGCCACCTCCTGATGCGCCACTACGACGGCTTCATGAAGTCCGGCCGCGTGCGCGGACGCCGAGGCTAA
- the rplO gene encoding 50S ribosomal protein L15, with amino-acid sequence MDLSKLTPAKGSTHSKKRIGRGQGSGYGGTSTKGHKGQKSRSGGKLPAWFEGGQMPLQRRLPKFGFKNRFRVAYDPVNLSRLGRLVEDGVLEDGATVTPDTLRALGIGGKNGRFKILGDGDFSAKLNVTAHAFSKSAIRKIEAAGGSATTVDGDASSDDVPSGADAPADA; translated from the coding sequence ATGGACCTCAGCAAGCTCACGCCTGCAAAAGGCAGCACGCACTCGAAGAAGCGCATCGGCCGCGGCCAGGGCAGCGGCTACGGTGGCACCTCTACCAAGGGTCACAAGGGCCAGAAGAGCCGCTCCGGTGGCAAGCTCCCCGCGTGGTTCGAAGGCGGTCAGATGCCGCTCCAGCGTCGCCTGCCGAAGTTCGGCTTCAAGAACCGCTTCCGCGTTGCCTACGATCCGGTCAACCTCAGCCGCCTCGGTCGTCTCGTCGAAGACGGCGTGCTCGAAGACGGTGCGACGGTGACGCCCGACACGCTCCGCGCGCTCGGCATCGGCGGCAAGAACGGCCGCTTCAAAATCCTTGGCGACGGCGACTTCTCGGCCAAGCTCAACGTGACGGCCCACGCCTTCTCGAAGTCGGCCATCCGGAAGATCGAGGCTGCGGGCGGCTCTGCCACCACCGTCGACGGCGACGCTTCCTCCGACGACGTCCCCTCGGGCGCCGACGCCCCTGCCGACGCCTAA
- the rplR gene encoding 50S ribosomal protein L18 gives MAKTARKVTQRARIRRRIRSKISGTAERPRLSVFRSNKHMYAQLIDDLAGRTLAAAGSTDGGIDAEQNASEVGKAVGKLLAERAKDAGITTCVFDRGGYRYHGRVKALADGAREGGLQF, from the coding sequence ATGGCAAAGACTGCACGCAAGGTTACGCAGCGCGCTCGCATTCGCCGGCGCATTCGTAGCAAGATCAGCGGTACGGCAGAGCGCCCCCGCCTGAGCGTCTTCCGCTCGAACAAGCACATGTACGCCCAGCTCATCGACGACCTCGCGGGTCGCACGCTCGCCGCGGCGGGCAGCACCGACGGGGGCATCGATGCTGAGCAGAACGCCAGCGAGGTCGGCAAGGCCGTCGGCAAGCTCCTCGCGGAGCGCGCGAAGGACGCCGGCATCACGACCTGCGTCTTCGACCGCGGTGGCTACCGCTACCACGGGCGCGTGAAAGCGCTCGCCGATGGCGCGCGCGAAGGCGGCCTCCAGTTCTAA
- the rpmD gene encoding 50S ribosomal protein L30, whose product MSKLKITQTRSTIRRSQVQKRTIEALGLGRIGKSVEQNDTPQIQGMIAKVKHLIAVEPVDAA is encoded by the coding sequence ATGTCGAAACTGAAAATCACGCAGACCCGCAGCACGATCCGGCGTTCGCAGGTCCAGAAGCGCACCATTGAGGCGCTCGGGCTGGGCCGCATCGGCAAGTCGGTCGAGCAAAACGACACGCCGCAGATCCAGGGCATGATCGCGAAGGTAAAGCACCTCATCGCGGTCGAGCCGGTGGACGCGGCGTAG